One genomic region from Terriglobus aquaticus encodes:
- the cobO gene encoding cob(I)yrinic acid a,c-diamide adenosyltransferase, producing the protein MEAVESRRQGLVLIHTGPGKGKTTAALGVAMRALGCGMRVLVLQFLKGSWDYGELHVSEGFGGRFQIRQLGRGFVKVGGAETDPEDLRLVAEGWAEAVREIDSGTWDVVVLDEILYAISYGMLEAEAVAAALRDRPPLLHVMLTGRNAHPALVELADTVTEMREVKHAYTRGILAQRGIEF; encoded by the coding sequence ATGGAAGCGGTGGAGAGCAGGAGACAGGGGCTGGTGCTGATACACACCGGTCCGGGCAAGGGCAAGACGACGGCTGCGCTGGGCGTGGCCATGCGGGCGCTGGGCTGTGGCATGCGCGTGCTGGTGCTGCAGTTTCTGAAAGGCTCGTGGGATTACGGCGAGCTGCATGTGAGTGAGGGCTTTGGCGGGCGATTTCAGATCCGGCAGCTTGGCCGCGGTTTTGTGAAAGTGGGCGGAGCGGAGACGGATCCGGAGGACCTGCGGCTGGTGGCCGAGGGCTGGGCCGAAGCCGTGCGAGAGATCGACTCTGGCACGTGGGACGTGGTGGTGCTGGACGAAATCCTGTACGCCATCAGCTACGGGATGCTGGAAGCCGAGGCCGTGGCCGCAGCGCTGCGCGACCGGCCGCCGCTGCTGCACGTGATGCTGACCGGGCGCAACGCGCACCCGGCGCTGGTGGAACTGGCCGACACGGTGACCGAGATGCGCGAGGTGAAGCATGCCTACACGCGCGGCATTCTGGCGCAGCGCGGAATCGAGTTCTGA